Proteins co-encoded in one Erwinia sp. genomic window:
- the ygiZ_1 gene encoding Inner membrane protein YgiZ (ID:JIFNMEKO_02602;~source:Prodigal:2.6) yields the protein MIKESAYKKVIDCFSMAAYFAFAALAIEFLSLNKYDWMLEPGDSVCSIPHQSFSHRIFQAAIAALFLITPLLIALLRNIYIGNRYMTRFYAAGILGVVLYGGWIFFGRFILCMR from the coding sequence ATGATAAAAGAAAGCGCATATAAAAAAGTGATAGACTGCTTTTCCATGGCAGCTTACTTTGCCTTTGCAGCGCTTGCCATTGAGTTCCTGTCGCTTAATAAATATGACTGGATGCTGGAACCTGGTGATAGTGTGTGCAGCATTCCCCACCAGTCATTCAGCCACCGTATCTTCCAGGCAGCCATTGCTGCACTTTTTCTGATTACCCCGTTGTTGATTGCATTGCTGCGTAATATTTATATTGGTAATCGTTACATGACGAGATTTTACGCTGCTGGGATTCTGGGGGTAGTACTCTATGGGGGATGGATATTCTTTGGCCGCTTTATCCTCTGTATGAGGTAG
- the rsgA gene encoding Small ribosomal subunit biogenesis GTPase RsgA (ID:JIFNMEKO_02610;~source:Prodigal:2.6) — MSKNKLSRGQQRRVNANHDRRLKHNDKPESDDTLFAEARDGIVISRFGMHADVEDDDGSVHRCNIRRTLRSLVTGDRVRWRPGLQGSAMVKGIVEAVHERTSVLTRPDFYDGVKPIAANIDQIVIVSAILPELSLNIIDRYLIACETLGIEPLLVLNKTDLLDAQGMQWVTEQMSIYQKIGYQVLMVSSYQKQGLASLEKALTDRISIFAGQSGVGKSSLLNALLEFPENQEEILTNSVSGVSGLGQHTTTAARLYHFPHGGDVIDSPGVREFGLWHLEPNEITQGFIEFRPLLGQCKFRDCKHGNDPGCALREAVEQGEIDAIRFESYHRIMESMQEMSLKTRRSFSQSDN; from the coding sequence GTGAGTAAAAATAAACTCTCAAGAGGTCAGCAGCGCCGTGTAAACGCCAATCATGATCGCCGTCTGAAACATAATGATAAGCCAGAATCTGACGATACACTTTTTGCAGAGGCCCGTGATGGTATCGTTATCAGCCGCTTTGGTATGCATGCCGATGTCGAGGACGACGATGGCTCAGTGCATCGCTGTAATATCAGACGTACCTTACGCTCGCTGGTGACAGGTGATCGGGTTCGCTGGCGTCCGGGTTTACAAGGCAGTGCGATGGTCAAAGGCATTGTTGAGGCGGTGCATGAACGCACCTCCGTGTTAACGCGTCCCGATTTTTATGATGGCGTCAAACCCATTGCAGCCAATATAGACCAGATTGTGATTGTTTCGGCCATTTTGCCAGAATTATCGCTGAATATTATCGATCGCTATCTGATTGCCTGTGAAACATTAGGTATCGAACCATTGCTGGTACTGAATAAGACCGATTTGCTTGATGCACAAGGAATGCAATGGGTCACGGAACAAATGAGCATTTATCAAAAAATCGGCTACCAGGTTTTGATGGTCTCCAGCTACCAAAAGCAAGGATTAGCCAGCCTCGAAAAAGCGCTGACAGACAGAATCAGCATTTTTGCCGGTCAGTCCGGTGTCGGTAAGTCCAGCCTGCTTAATGCCTTACTTGAGTTTCCCGAGAATCAGGAGGAGATCCTCACCAACTCCGTGTCTGGTGTTTCCGGTTTGGGCCAGCACACCACCACCGCAGCACGCTTGTATCACTTTCCCCATGGTGGCGATGTGATCGATTCACCCGGCGTGCGTGAATTTGGCTTGTGGCATCTGGAACCCAATGAAATTACTCAGGGCTTTATTGAATTTCGCCCGTTGCTTGGTCAATGTAAATTTCGTGATTGTAAGCATGGTAACGATCCAGGCTGCGCGTTACGCGAAGCCGTCGAACAAGGTGAAATTGATGCCATACGCTTTGAAAGCTACCACCGCATCATGGAAAGCATGCAGGAAATGTCACTGAAAACACGGCGTAGTTTTTCTCAATCCGACAACTGA
- a CDS encoding hypothetical protein (ID:JIFNMEKO_02604;~source:Prodigal:2.6): MKNTIVARNRFCEITRLKFRKWDEIDVIYWKLTRNNPERKSGEYYSNAYKDAYVQYNRQLIIESANVFGIPPELLGGVAWIETGGKPEAYKPLILNWREQFSFIKNVTPADRTSVGSVAMQIRVAARTLGLDPGSLTTRDQLELANCLLEDEFNLRLVAQHLRDLILYDHPDAATLHPTEIQYEMAGIRYNRGTERKLSEFLRFIHMKPIRGSHEFDYISYGERLVSIRPHIKRLLEIN, encoded by the coding sequence ATGAAAAACACTATCGTAGCCCGAAACAGATTCTGTGAAATTACGCGGTTAAAATTCAGAAAGTGGGACGAGATCGATGTAATCTACTGGAAACTGACCCGAAACAATCCTGAGCGGAAAAGCGGAGAATACTACTCAAACGCATACAAAGACGCCTACGTTCAGTACAACAGGCAACTTATCATCGAATCAGCTAATGTCTTTGGCATACCGCCTGAACTCTTGGGCGGTGTTGCCTGGATTGAAACAGGGGGTAAACCGGAAGCATATAAACCCCTGATCCTCAATTGGCGTGAACAATTTAGCTTCATCAAAAACGTTACCCCGGCAGACCGCACATCCGTTGGCTCAGTTGCTATGCAAATCCGTGTCGCCGCCAGAACGCTCGGGCTCGATCCTGGCTCATTGACCACACGTGACCAGCTCGAACTTGCCAACTGCCTGCTTGAAGACGAATTCAACCTGCGTCTGGTCGCACAACACCTCAGAGACCTGATTCTCTATGACCATCCGGATGCTGCCACCCTACACCCGACAGAAATACAGTACGAAATGGCCGGGATTCGCTACAACCGGGGTACAGAAAGAAAACTCAGTGAGTTTTTACGTTTCATCCACATGAAACCGATACGAGGTTCCCACGAATTCGACTACATCTCATACGGTGAACGCCTGGTATCCATTCGTCCGCACATCAAAAGGCTACTGGAAATAAATTGA
- the hcpA_1 gene encoding Major exported protein (ID:JIFNMEKO_02605;~source:Prodigal:2.6), whose product MANNIYVTITGKKQGVITAGCCTIDSIGNKYQIGHQDQIFFLQFDHAISRSQHTNHHPVRFCKPIDKSSPLLNIAITDNEELELLFDFYRTSQTGAQEKYYSIQLTGASLSNITVSYPHALTHADNQPEEMISVGYKSIDWKHHIAGTSGYSIWDERIY is encoded by the coding sequence ATGGCAAATAACATCTACGTGACTATTACCGGCAAGAAACAGGGTGTCATCACTGCTGGATGCTGCACTATTGACTCCATCGGCAATAAATACCAAATTGGACATCAGGATCAGATTTTTTTCCTCCAGTTTGACCATGCCATTAGTCGCAGTCAACACACTAACCACCATCCGGTCAGATTCTGCAAACCTATTGATAAATCATCACCACTCCTTAATATTGCTATTACCGATAACGAAGAGCTTGAACTCCTTTTTGACTTTTATCGCACATCACAAACTGGTGCGCAAGAAAAGTACTACTCCATTCAACTGACCGGCGCAAGTCTGAGTAACATCACCGTATCCTACCCCCATGCCCTTACTCATGCTGACAATCAGCCTGAAGAAATGATATCCGTTGGATACAAAAGCATTGACTGGAAACACCACATTGCCGGAACCAGTGGCTACAGCATCTGGGATGAGCGTATTTATTAA
- the ygiZ_2 gene encoding Inner membrane protein YgiZ (ID:JIFNMEKO_02603;~source:Prodigal:2.6), with amino-acid sequence MKIDRTRLIEIISLGAYFILVYVCMQVFNINEYDWMREPGDSVCSIPRDPDDTRDITAPLFLLLLGMPLLIALVRDIFIKDIFKALLYGFGLIVVIIYWWWSFLGQFSACVAWQYDL; translated from the coding sequence ATGAAAATAGATAGAACAAGACTAATCGAAATTATCTCTCTGGGGGCATACTTCATACTCGTTTATGTATGCATGCAGGTCTTTAACATCAATGAATATGACTGGATGCGTGAGCCGGGCGATAGCGTCTGTAGCATACCCCGGGACCCTGACGACACACGAGACATCACAGCCCCTCTGTTTCTGCTCTTACTGGGAATGCCGCTCCTGATCGCCCTGGTGCGTGATATCTTTATCAAAGACATCTTCAAAGCGCTCCTCTATGGATTTGGGCTAATCGTGGTGATTATCTATTGGTGGTGGTCATTCTTGGGACAATTCAGCGCGTGTGTAGCCTGGCAATATGATTTGTAG
- the orn gene encoding Oligoribonuclease (ID:JIFNMEKO_02609;~source:Prodigal:2.6), whose protein sequence is MTEKTQNLIWIDLEMTGLNPGQDRIIEIATLVTDAQLNILAEGPVLAVHQSDAQLSLMDEWNVKTHTHSGLVERVKHSTIDERAAELATLDFLRQWVPANQSPICGNSIGQDRRFLFKYMPELEAYFHYRYLDVSTLKELARLWKPEILPGFKKRGTHQALDDIRESVAELAYYRQHFIQL, encoded by the coding sequence ATGACGGAAAAAACGCAGAATCTTATCTGGATTGACCTTGAAATGACCGGTTTGAACCCCGGACAGGATCGCATTATCGAGATTGCCACGTTGGTGACCGATGCACAGTTGAACATCCTGGCAGAAGGGCCTGTGCTGGCAGTGCATCAGTCTGACGCGCAGTTATCTCTGATGGATGAGTGGAATGTTAAAACACACACTCACAGCGGACTGGTAGAAAGAGTTAAGCACAGCACTATCGATGAACGTGCCGCAGAGCTGGCTACGCTGGATTTTTTGCGTCAGTGGGTACCAGCTAATCAGTCACCTATTTGTGGCAACAGCATTGGCCAGGACAGGCGCTTTCTGTTTAAGTATATGCCTGAACTGGAAGCCTATTTTCATTATCGCTATCTTGATGTCAGTACGCTTAAAGAGTTGGCACGTCTTTGGAAACCAGAAATATTACCCGGTTTCAAAAAGCGCGGCACACATCAGGCGCTCGATGATATCCGTGAGTCAGTGGCTGAACTTGCTTACTATCGGCAACATTTTATTCAATTGTAA